A genomic window from Serratia liquefaciens includes:
- a CDS encoding efflux RND transporter periplasmic adaptor subunit, whose protein sequence is MKIPFKLALLAALIGSGLAGYWFGAAGDAPAPAAKSERQVLYWYDPMMPGQRFDKPGKSPFMDMQLVPRYADEAEPEGGVTISARQQQNLGVRTEAAQLRQLEPQLSAFGSVATDERGVQIIAARANGLVEKLYVRASQQQVKKGEALAQLWIPDWSAAQQEYLAIRKLGDSSLTAAGRQRLQLLFMPETVIRQVERSGKPEPRVQIAAPESGFVNKLSVLEGAQVTAAQGLFEIASLDPVWIVADYPQAQAGLLKVGDKVQAASASWPGERFEGEVSELLANVDPLTRTFKARILLKNPQQKLRPGMYLQLTLSHSSLGQPVLAIPQEALIASGDRNRVLIAEGNGHFSPVEVVAGRMQDGWVEIRRGLNAGQRVVTSGQFLIDSEASMRSALPQMAAQTEVKQYQAEGVIDAVSESAITLSHGPVPELQWPAMTMDFTLPPEGLPTGIKPGDRVKIRFSVDDQGSHISQFLPADAEHGGHL, encoded by the coding sequence ATGAAAATACCATTCAAGCTGGCGCTGTTAGCGGCGCTGATCGGCAGTGGGCTGGCGGGATACTGGTTTGGCGCTGCGGGAGACGCGCCCGCACCGGCCGCCAAGAGTGAGCGACAGGTGCTTTATTGGTACGACCCGATGATGCCGGGGCAGCGTTTTGACAAACCGGGTAAATCGCCCTTTATGGATATGCAACTGGTGCCGCGCTATGCCGATGAGGCAGAGCCTGAGGGGGGCGTGACCATCAGCGCCCGGCAGCAGCAGAACCTGGGCGTTCGCACCGAAGCGGCGCAATTGCGTCAACTGGAGCCGCAGCTGAGCGCTTTCGGCAGCGTAGCGACCGATGAACGCGGGGTTCAGATCATCGCAGCCCGAGCCAACGGGCTGGTGGAAAAACTCTACGTGCGTGCCAGCCAGCAACAGGTGAAAAAGGGCGAAGCCCTGGCGCAGCTGTGGATCCCCGACTGGAGTGCGGCGCAGCAGGAATATCTGGCGATACGCAAACTGGGCGACAGCTCACTGACCGCCGCTGGACGTCAGCGGTTGCAGCTGTTGTTTATGCCCGAGACGGTGATCCGCCAAGTGGAGCGTTCGGGCAAACCCGAACCACGCGTTCAGATAGCGGCACCGGAAAGCGGTTTTGTAAATAAGCTGAGCGTGCTCGAAGGCGCTCAGGTAACGGCCGCACAGGGGCTGTTTGAGATAGCCAGTCTCGATCCGGTGTGGATCGTTGCCGATTATCCGCAGGCGCAGGCCGGATTGCTGAAAGTGGGCGATAAGGTGCAGGCCGCCTCCGCCAGTTGGCCGGGGGAAAGGTTTGAAGGCGAAGTGAGCGAACTGCTGGCCAATGTCGATCCGCTGACCCGAACCTTTAAAGCGCGCATCCTGCTGAAAAATCCTCAGCAAAAACTTCGGCCGGGCATGTACCTGCAACTCACGCTGTCGCACAGCAGCCTCGGCCAGCCGGTGTTGGCGATACCGCAGGAGGCGCTGATCGCCAGCGGCGATCGCAATAGGGTGTTGATCGCCGAAGGCAATGGGCATTTCTCACCGGTTGAAGTGGTCGCCGGGCGGATGCAGGATGGCTGGGTAGAAATCAGGCGTGGGCTGAACGCCGGTCAAAGGGTAGTGACCTCCGGCCAATTCCTGATTGATTCCGAGGCCAGCATGCGCAGTGCCCTGCCGCAGATGGCGGCGCAAACCGAGGTGAAACAGTACCAGGCCGAGGGGGTGATCGATGCCGTGAGCGAGAGCGCCATAACGCTGTCCCACGGCCCCGTGCCGGAGCTGCAGTGGCCGGCGATGACCATGGATTTTACCCTGCCGCCGGAGGGATTGCCGACGGGAATCAAACCCGGTGACAGAGTGAA
- a CDS encoding TolC family protein: protein MTIILSHPLRVGWLLLACWAPATLAASLTLQQSLTAAEGYSAELSANRHQVDALQNMADSAMQLPDPKLKFGIENVPVQGGNAQRFTREGMTMGRIGIMQDYVSSTKRQRKSDTLRAEARQTDAGSATLRARLQQQTAQAWLALALSRQTLRDTSALVTESERQITTQHAAVAGGGVPASGVLDARLTLLSMQDRISEAQRDVAVAQARLTQLTGLSATDTAGAMPRFERLPADSEVLRQAIRQHPEVVQASREADVARARSAQSEVAAIPDVGVEVYYGKRADEYEDLAGVMFTVDLPLFRSQRQDKDYAADVSRSMEASDRLTLLIRDHQAQLDTLLAQYQAAQAQWQRQQGQVVPLQQQRVTLLLAQYRSGKSDLSAVLEARRALLDSRLSAGKAARELAQIWAAIRYLTPQESMQ, encoded by the coding sequence ATGACCATTATCCTTTCTCACCCTTTGCGGGTGGGCTGGCTGCTGCTCGCCTGTTGGGCACCGGCCACCCTGGCTGCGAGTCTGACGCTGCAACAGTCATTGACGGCGGCCGAAGGTTATTCGGCAGAGTTATCCGCCAATCGGCATCAGGTTGACGCCTTGCAGAACATGGCGGATTCGGCAATGCAGTTGCCCGATCCCAAGCTGAAGTTCGGCATTGAAAACGTGCCGGTGCAGGGCGGAAACGCTCAGCGTTTTACCCGCGAAGGCATGACCATGGGGCGAATCGGCATCATGCAGGATTACGTCAGCAGCACCAAACGCCAGCGTAAATCGGACACCCTGCGCGCCGAAGCCAGGCAGACAGATGCAGGCAGTGCCACCCTTCGGGCCCGTTTGCAGCAGCAAACCGCACAGGCCTGGCTGGCGCTGGCGTTGAGTCGACAAACCCTGCGGGATACCTCGGCTCTGGTGACGGAGAGTGAACGTCAGATTACCACGCAGCATGCTGCCGTAGCCGGGGGGGGAGTTCCGGCTAGCGGGGTGCTGGATGCCAGGCTGACGCTGCTGAGCATGCAGGACCGCATCAGCGAGGCGCAGCGTGATGTTGCTGTCGCGCAGGCGCGCCTGACGCAGCTGACCGGCCTGTCTGCGACGGATACCGCCGGAGCCATGCCGCGCTTTGAACGTTTACCGGCGGACAGCGAGGTGTTGCGGCAGGCCATCAGGCAACATCCCGAGGTTGTTCAGGCCAGCCGTGAGGCAGACGTCGCCAGGGCGCGTTCGGCGCAATCAGAGGTGGCGGCGATACCGGACGTCGGCGTCGAGGTGTATTACGGCAAACGTGCCGACGAGTACGAGGATTTGGCCGGGGTGATGTTTACCGTCGATCTGCCGTTGTTCCGCTCGCAGCGGCAGGATAAGGACTACGCCGCTGATGTTTCCCGCAGCATGGAGGCCAGCGATCGGCTCACGTTGTTGATCCGAGATCATCAGGCACAGCTCGATACGCTGTTGGCACAATATCAGGCGGCTCAGGCGCAGTGGCAGCGCCAACAGGGGCAGGTCGTTCCCCTGCAACAACAGCGGGTCACTTTGCTGTTAGCGCAGTACCGCAGCGGTAAAAGCGATTTGTCAGCGGTGCTGGAAGCTCGGCGCGCGCTGCTCGACAGCCGCCTCAGCGCCGGCAAGGCCGCCAGGGAACTGGCGCAGATTTGGGCCGCCATTCGTTATCTTACCCCTCAGGAATCGATGCAATGA
- a CDS encoding copper-binding protein, with the protein MRNVFAAVVIALFFSFSASAADKAMQDPAAKTAVEIHSQGVVKSWDERKVSIAHQAIPALSWPPMTMSFLLPPSPSFPVLPVGTTVDFSFLPIDGGYQLIAIAATRP; encoded by the coding sequence ATGCGTAATGTATTTGCTGCCGTAGTGATCGCCCTGTTTTTCTCCTTTAGCGCCAGCGCTGCCGATAAGGCAATGCAGGATCCTGCCGCAAAAACTGCCGTTGAAATCCACAGCCAGGGCGTCGTCAAAAGCTGGGATGAGCGAAAGGTGTCTATCGCGCACCAGGCCATTCCTGCGCTCAGTTGGCCGCCAATGACCATGAGCTTCCTGCTCCCTCCATCGCCTTCATTCCCCGTATTGCCGGTGGGTACCACGGTTGATTTCAGCTTCCTGCCGATCGACGGTGGTTATCAGCTGATCGCCATCGCCGCCACTCGGCCATAA
- the fabB gene encoding beta-ketoacyl-ACP synthase I translates to MKRAVITGLGIVSSIGNNQQEVLASLQEGRSGITFSQELKDSGMRSHVWGDVKLDTTGLIDRKVMRFMSDASVYAYLSMEEAIKDSGLAADQVSNDRTGLVVGSGGGSPRNQVAGSDGMRAKGLRGVGPYMVTKAMASGVSACLATPFKIRGVNYSISSACATSAHCIGHAVELIQLGKQDVVFAGGGEELCWEMACEFDAMGALSTSYNDTPEKASRTYDSARDGFVIAGGGGMVVVEELEHALARGAHIYAEIIGYGATSDGADMVAPSGEGAVRCMKMALQGVDTPIDYMNVHGTSTPVGDVKELGAIREVFGDNTPAISSTKAMTGHSLGAAGVQEAIYSLLMVEHGFIAPSINIDNLDEKAAGMNIVTQPTQRELTTVMSNSFGFGGTNATLVMRKLQK, encoded by the coding sequence ATGAAACGTGCAGTGATTACTGGCCTGGGAATCGTCTCCAGCATTGGTAACAACCAGCAGGAGGTCCTGGCGAGCCTGCAGGAAGGTCGTTCTGGGATCACTTTCTCCCAGGAGCTGAAAGATTCCGGCATGCGTAGTCACGTATGGGGCGATGTTAAACTGGACACCACCGGTCTGATTGACCGTAAAGTGATGCGCTTTATGAGCGACGCGTCCGTTTATGCCTATCTTTCCATGGAAGAAGCCATCAAGGACTCAGGTCTGGCTGCCGATCAGGTTTCCAACGATCGCACCGGTCTGGTTGTTGGCTCAGGTGGTGGTTCTCCGCGCAACCAGGTTGCCGGATCCGACGGCATGCGTGCCAAAGGCCTGCGCGGCGTTGGCCCGTACATGGTGACCAAGGCTATGGCTTCAGGCGTTTCTGCCTGCCTGGCAACCCCGTTCAAAATTCGTGGCGTTAACTATTCCATCAGCTCCGCCTGCGCAACCTCTGCACACTGCATTGGTCACGCGGTTGAACTGATCCAACTGGGCAAGCAGGACGTAGTCTTTGCCGGCGGCGGCGAAGAGCTGTGCTGGGAAATGGCCTGTGAGTTCGATGCGATGGGCGCACTGTCCACCAGCTACAACGACACCCCTGAAAAAGCTTCCCGTACTTACGACTCTGCGCGTGACGGTTTCGTCATCGCCGGTGGCGGCGGTATGGTGGTGGTTGAAGAACTGGAACACGCTCTGGCACGTGGTGCGCACATCTATGCTGAAATCATCGGCTACGGTGCGACCTCCGACGGTGCCGACATGGTGGCTCCATCAGGTGAAGGCGCGGTGCGCTGCATGAAGATGGCGCTGCAAGGCGTTGATACCCCAATCGACTACATGAACGTTCACGGCACCTCCACGCCGGTGGGCGACGTGAAAGAGCTGGGTGCCATTCGCGAAGTGTTTGGCGACAACACCCCGGCCATCTCATCCACCAAGGCCATGACCGGTCACTCACTGGGTGCCGCGGGCGTGCAGGAAGCGATCTACAGCCTGCTGATGGTTGAACACGGCTTTATCGCACCGAGCATCAACATCGATAATCTGGATGAGAAAGCCGCGGGCATGAACATCGTGACTCAGCCAACGCAACGCGAGCTGACCACCGTGATGTCCAACAGCTTCGGCTTCGGCGGTACCAACGCCACGCTGGTGATGCGTAAACTGCAGAAGTAA
- the mnmC gene encoding bifunctional tRNA (5-methylaminomethyl-2-thiouridine)(34)-methyltransferase MnmD/FAD-dependent 5-carboxymethylaminomethyl-2-thiouridine(34) oxidoreductase MnmC, translated as MSHAPIQTAALSWNEQGTPVSKQFDDVYFSNQDGLEETRYVFLRGNRLPPRFAEHPRPLFIVAETGFGTGLNFLTLWQAFAGFRTAMPDAPLQRLHFISFEKFPLLQADLAAAHARWPELAPYADELRAQWPLPLPGCHRLLLAEGRITLDLWFGDVNALLPHFDSSMNRQIDAWFLDGFAPAKNPDMWTEQLFTAMARFARPGGSLATFTAAGFVRRGLQQAGFDVTKTKGFGQKREMLIGELPADVPDIAHPAPWLLRPAAENTEDIAIVGGGVASALTALALLRRGAKVTLYCADPQPGEGASGNRQGALYPLLNGRADALENFFSAAFPFARRQYDTLMQQGVEFDHQWCGVSQLAFDEKSAGKIAKMLAVEWPQALAMPADRATLSALCGIDSGFGGINYPQGGWLCPAELTRSAIALAQRQGMSCHYQSVLSALTANEKGWQLSFGQGEIRQHATVILANGHRLSELAQSEALPVYAVRGQVSHIPTTPQLSALKQVLCYDGYLTPVNANNQQHCIGASYQRGETATEYREEEQQENRARLLRCLPDQTWPLEVDVSDRQARCGVRSATRDHLPMVGAVPDYQATLTQYQDLQRQYQRGEAIANAPSYPNLFVIGGLGSRGLCSAPLAAEILAAQLFGEPLPGDAETLAALNPNRMWVRKLLKGRAVV; from the coding sequence GTGAGCCACGCCCCGATCCAAACCGCAGCGTTATCCTGGAATGAACAGGGTACACCTGTTTCGAAACAGTTTGATGACGTCTACTTTTCTAATCAGGATGGGCTGGAAGAAACCCGCTATGTGTTTCTCAGGGGCAACCGACTGCCGCCACGTTTTGCCGAGCACCCTCGCCCGCTGTTTATCGTGGCGGAAACCGGCTTCGGCACCGGGCTTAACTTTTTGACGCTGTGGCAGGCCTTTGCCGGTTTCCGCACGGCAATGCCGGACGCCCCGCTCCAGCGCCTGCACTTTATCAGCTTTGAAAAATTCCCGCTGCTGCAGGCCGATTTGGCGGCGGCGCATGCCCGCTGGCCGGAACTGGCACCTTACGCCGATGAGTTACGCGCTCAATGGCCGTTGCCGCTGCCGGGCTGCCACCGCCTGCTGCTGGCCGAAGGGCGCATCACGCTCGATTTGTGGTTTGGCGACGTGAACGCGTTGCTGCCCCACTTCGACTCCAGCATGAACCGCCAAATCGACGCCTGGTTCCTCGACGGTTTCGCCCCGGCAAAGAACCCGGATATGTGGACGGAGCAGCTGTTCACCGCCATGGCGCGCTTTGCCCGGCCGGGCGGCAGCCTTGCCACCTTTACCGCCGCAGGCTTCGTGCGTCGCGGGTTGCAGCAGGCCGGGTTTGATGTCACTAAAACCAAAGGCTTCGGCCAGAAGCGCGAAATGCTGATCGGCGAGTTGCCTGCCGATGTGCCCGATATCGCCCATCCGGCCCCCTGGCTACTGCGCCCGGCGGCGGAGAATACCGAAGATATCGCTATTGTTGGCGGTGGCGTCGCCAGCGCGTTAACCGCCCTCGCCCTGTTGCGACGCGGCGCAAAAGTCACGCTGTATTGTGCAGATCCACAGCCGGGCGAAGGGGCATCGGGCAACCGCCAGGGCGCACTCTACCCTTTGTTGAACGGCCGGGCCGATGCGCTGGAAAATTTCTTCAGCGCCGCCTTTCCGTTCGCCCGCCGCCAATACGATACGCTGATGCAACAGGGCGTGGAATTCGACCATCAGTGGTGCGGTGTAAGCCAACTGGCCTTTGACGAGAAGAGCGCCGGGAAAATTGCCAAGATGCTGGCGGTTGAATGGCCGCAGGCACTCGCCATGCCGGCCGACCGCGCAACGCTCAGTGCCCTGTGCGGCATCGACAGCGGTTTTGGCGGCATTAATTATCCGCAGGGAGGCTGGCTGTGTCCGGCCGAGCTGACGCGCAGTGCAATTGCGCTGGCGCAACGTCAGGGAATGAGCTGCCATTATCAGTCGGTGCTCAGCGCCCTGACCGCCAATGAGAAAGGTTGGCAGCTCAGCTTTGGCCAGGGTGAAATTCGGCAGCATGCGACGGTCATTCTGGCCAACGGCCACCGGTTGTCCGAACTGGCGCAAAGTGAAGCGCTGCCGGTTTATGCGGTGCGCGGTCAGGTATCCCATATTCCTACCACGCCGCAGCTGAGTGCATTGAAGCAGGTGCTGTGTTACGACGGCTACCTGACGCCGGTGAATGCCAATAACCAGCAGCACTGTATCGGCGCCAGCTACCAGCGCGGCGAGACCGCCACCGAATACCGCGAAGAAGAGCAGCAGGAAAATCGGGCTCGCCTGCTGCGTTGCCTGCCGGATCAAACCTGGCCGCTGGAGGTAGACGTCAGCGACCGCCAGGCACGCTGCGGCGTACGCAGCGCCACTCGCGATCACCTGCCAATGGTAGGCGCAGTGCCCGACTACCAGGCCACGCTAACGCAGTACCAGGATCTGCAACGTCAATACCAGCGCGGTGAAGCTATCGCCAATGCGCCGAGCTACCCCAATCTGTTTGTGATAGGTGGGTTAGGCTCTCGCGGGTTATGCTCGGCCCCACTGGCGGCAGAGATTTTGGCGGCGCAGCTGTTTGGCGAACCCTTGCCTGGCGATGCAGAGACGTTGGCGGCATTGAATCCGAATCGGATGTGGGTAAGAAAATTGCTGAAGGGACGTGCGGTAGTTTGA
- a CDS encoding YfcL family protein gives MIAEFEARILALIDDMVEHASDDELFAGGYLRGHLTLAVAEVEELGEHTAEALKAQVESSLHKAIAAGELSPPDQALVYGMWENLYQTALPTA, from the coding sequence ATGATCGCAGAATTCGAAGCGCGCATTTTGGCGCTGATTGATGACATGGTAGAGCACGCCAGCGATGATGAACTGTTTGCCGGTGGCTACCTGCGCGGTCATCTGACGCTGGCGGTGGCTGAAGTGGAAGAGCTGGGCGAACACACTGCCGAAGCGCTGAAGGCGCAGGTGGAAAGCAGCCTGCATAAAGCCATTGCCGCCGGTGAGTTGTCACCCCCCGATCAGGCGTTGGTGTATGGCATGTGGGAAAATCTGTATCAAACCGCACTGCCGACTGCCTGA
- a CDS encoding elongation factor P hydroxylase, with protein sequence MSDTQATHQYEQLIEIFNQCFSDEYNTRLVKGDDEPIYLPADDQLPYHRIVFAHGYYASGMHEISHWCIAGEERRKLVDFGYWYCPDGRDAQTQSEFEAVEIKPQSLEWMFCVAAGFPFNVSCDNLNGDCEPDRIAFQRKVRERVLLLLEQGIPTRPARFIQALQSFYNTPPLAAEHFPYPEDLN encoded by the coding sequence ATGTCAGACACACAGGCTACCCATCAATACGAGCAACTGATTGAAATTTTTAATCAGTGCTTCAGCGATGAATACAACACGCGACTGGTCAAAGGCGACGATGAGCCGATCTATTTGCCGGCCGACGACCAACTGCCGTACCACCGCATTGTCTTTGCCCACGGCTATTACGCCAGCGGCATGCATGAAATCTCGCACTGGTGCATCGCCGGCGAAGAGCGCCGCAAGCTGGTGGATTTTGGTTACTGGTACTGCCCGGACGGGCGAGACGCGCAGACGCAAAGTGAATTCGAAGCGGTGGAGATAAAACCGCAATCTTTGGAGTGGATGTTCTGCGTCGCCGCCGGTTTCCCGTTCAACGTCAGTTGCGACAACCTCAACGGTGACTGCGAGCCGGATCGCATTGCCTTCCAGCGCAAAGTTCGCGAACGGGTGCTGCTGCTGTTAGAGCAGGGAATACCCACAAGACCTGCGCGCTTTATTCAGGCGTTACAATCGTTTTACAATACGCCACCGCTGGCGGCGGAGCATTTTCCCTATCCGGAAGATCTCAATTGA
- a CDS encoding sulfite exporter TauE/SafE family protein → MDWFVVGPEMLGVLFVVALLAGFIDSIAGGGGLLTVPALLAVGVPPAQALATNKLQSVGGSLSASLYFIRRRAVDLNDQKLTIFLALIGSVAGAVLVQHMRADLLRQMLPLLVIGIGLYFLLTPRLGENDRQRRLSALPFGLVAGGCVGFYDGFFGPGAGSFYALAYVTLCGFNLAKSTAHAKVLNFTSNFGSLVLFIIGGKVLWGIGLVMLVGQVLGARLGAHMVMTRGQKLIRPMIVIVSLVMSCKLLYDNHGAEIQQWLALHI, encoded by the coding sequence ATGGATTGGTTCGTCGTTGGCCCCGAGATGCTCGGGGTTTTGTTTGTGGTGGCGTTACTCGCAGGCTTTATCGACTCTATCGCCGGTGGCGGCGGGCTGTTAACCGTACCGGCGCTGCTGGCGGTGGGGGTTCCCCCGGCGCAGGCGCTGGCGACCAACAAGCTGCAGTCGGTGGGCGGGTCCCTTTCTGCCAGCCTGTATTTTATCCGCCGACGGGCGGTCGATCTCAACGATCAGAAACTGACCATTTTTCTGGCCCTGATCGGTTCCGTTGCCGGAGCGGTGCTGGTGCAGCACATGCGCGCCGATCTGCTGCGGCAAATGCTGCCGTTATTGGTGATCGGCATCGGTCTGTACTTCCTGCTGACGCCGCGTTTGGGGGAAAACGATCGGCAGCGCCGTTTAAGTGCCTTGCCGTTCGGGCTGGTGGCCGGTGGCTGCGTCGGTTTTTACGATGGCTTCTTTGGGCCCGGTGCCGGTTCCTTTTATGCGCTGGCCTACGTGACGCTGTGCGGTTTTAACCTGGCCAAATCCACCGCGCACGCCAAGGTGCTGAATTTCACTTCCAACTTTGGCAGCCTGGTGTTGTTTATCATCGGCGGCAAAGTGCTGTGGGGCATTGGCCTGGTGATGCTGGTTGGGCAGGTGCTCGGTGCGCGCCTGGGGGCTCACATGGTGATGACCCGCGGGCAAAAGCTGATCCGACCGATGATCGTCATCGTTTCTCTGGTGATGAGCTGCAAGCTCTTGTACGACAACCACGGTGCTGAAATTCAGCAGTGGCTGGCCCTGCATATTTAG
- the mepA gene encoding penicillin-insensitive murein endopeptidase, with protein sequence MKNWILGIFVLMASGSALALTPWQKIDHPVAGAPQAVGGFANGCIIGAQPLPLNSPDYQVMRPDQRRYFGHPDLLAFIQRLSSKASQRNLGTVLIGDMAMPAGGRFSSGHASHQSGLDVDIWLQLPRQRWSAQQLLKPQPIDLVSSDGKQVVARQWQPQIESLIKAAAQDQEVTRIFVNPAIKQRLCLDAGADRDWLHKVRPWFGHRAHMHVRLRCPPGSLECKEQDTPPPGDGCGAELASWFVPHQPSAKPGKPVPPPLPPTCQALLDNHFAAE encoded by the coding sequence ATGAAAAACTGGATATTGGGCATCTTTGTCCTGATGGCTTCGGGCTCCGCCCTGGCGTTGACGCCGTGGCAGAAGATTGACCACCCGGTGGCCGGCGCGCCGCAGGCGGTGGGCGGTTTTGCCAATGGTTGCATTATCGGCGCTCAGCCGCTGCCGCTGAACTCACCGGATTATCAGGTGATGCGGCCCGATCAACGCCGCTACTTCGGCCACCCGGATCTGCTGGCGTTTATCCAGCGCCTGAGCAGCAAGGCCAGCCAAAGAAATTTGGGCACGGTGCTGATCGGCGATATGGCGATGCCTGCGGGCGGACGCTTTAGCAGCGGCCATGCCAGCCATCAGTCCGGGCTTGATGTCGATATCTGGTTACAGTTGCCGCGCCAGCGTTGGAGCGCGCAGCAGTTGCTGAAGCCGCAGCCGATCGATTTGGTTTCCAGCGACGGCAAGCAGGTGGTGGCTCGTCAGTGGCAGCCGCAGATTGAATCGCTGATCAAAGCGGCGGCTCAGGATCAGGAAGTGACGCGCATTTTCGTTAACCCGGCGATCAAGCAGCGTCTGTGTCTGGATGCCGGTGCCGACCGCGACTGGCTGCACAAGGTGCGTCCGTGGTTTGGTCATCGTGCCCATATGCACGTGCGACTGCGCTGTCCGCCAGGCAGCCTGGAATGTAAAGAACAGGATACGCCGCCGCCGGGCGACGGTTGCGGCGCCGAGCTGGCAAGCTGGTTTGTGCCGCATCAGCCGAGCGCCAAACCGGGTAAACCGGTGCCGCCGCCGTTACCGCCTACCTGTCAGGCTTTGCTGGATAACCATTTCGCTGCGGAATAA
- the aroC gene encoding chorismate synthase codes for MAGNSIGQIFRVTTFGESHGVALGCIVDGVPPGIPLTEADLQHDLDRRRPGTSRYTTQRREPDQVRILSGVFEGVTTGTSIGLMIENTDQRSQDYGAIKDVFRPGHADYTYEQKYGVRDYRGGGRSSARETAMRVAAGAIAKKYLLQKYGVQVRGYLAQIGDVVCELKDWEQVEQNPFFCPDPDKLEALDELMRALKKEGDSIGAKVSVIAENVPVGLGEPVFDRLDADLAHALMSINAVKGVEIGDGFAVVNKRGSENRDEITPEGFQSNHAGGILGGISSGQPVVAHLALKPTSSIMVPGRTINRQGEAVEMVTRGRHDPCVGIRAVPIAEAMMAIVLMDHLLRQRAQNGDVVSNVPRW; via the coding sequence ATGGCAGGAAACAGTATTGGGCAGATTTTCCGCGTTACCACATTTGGTGAATCTCACGGTGTGGCGCTGGGATGTATCGTAGACGGCGTACCGCCGGGTATCCCGCTTACCGAAGCCGATCTGCAGCATGACCTGGACCGTCGCCGTCCAGGCACCTCTCGCTATACCACTCAACGTCGCGAACCGGATCAGGTACGCATTCTTTCCGGCGTGTTTGAAGGGGTGACCACCGGTACCAGCATTGGGCTGATGATAGAAAACACCGATCAGCGTTCACAAGATTACGGCGCCATCAAAGACGTGTTCCGTCCGGGACATGCGGATTACACCTACGAGCAGAAATACGGCGTACGCGATTATCGCGGCGGTGGGCGTTCTTCGGCTCGTGAAACCGCGATGCGCGTTGCGGCTGGGGCCATTGCCAAGAAATACCTGCTGCAAAAATATGGCGTTCAGGTGCGTGGCTATCTGGCGCAGATCGGCGACGTGGTCTGCGAGCTGAAAGACTGGGAGCAGGTCGAACAAAACCCGTTCTTCTGCCCGGATCCCGACAAATTGGAAGCTCTCGACGAACTGATGCGCGCGCTGAAGAAAGAGGGCGACTCCATTGGCGCCAAGGTCAGCGTGATTGCCGAAAACGTGCCGGTGGGTCTTGGCGAGCCGGTGTTTGACCGCCTCGACGCGGATCTGGCGCATGCGTTGATGAGCATCAATGCGGTGAAAGGCGTGGAAATCGGTGACGGTTTCGCGGTGGTCAACAAGCGCGGCAGCGAAAACCGTGATGAGATCACCCCGGAAGGCTTCCAGAGCAACCATGCGGGCGGCATTCTTGGCGGCATCAGCAGCGGTCAGCCGGTGGTGGCCCATCTGGCGCTGAAACCGACCTCCAGCATTATGGTGCCGGGCAGAACCATTAACCGTCAGGGCGAAGCGGTGGAGATGGTCACCCGTGGCCGTCACGATCCTTGCGTAGGCATCCGTGCGGTGCCGATTGCTGAAGCGATGATGGCGATTGTGCTGATGGATCACCTGCTGCGCCAGCGTGCGCAAAACGGTGATGTGGTCTCTAACGTTCCACGCTGGTAA